One Paenibacillus sp. FSL W8-0186 genomic window carries:
- a CDS encoding MATE family efflux transporter gives MKNIRSREKDKFGLWVLTWPIFIEMFLQFLLGAVDTLMVSRISDDAVAVVGFSNQLFNALTTLFATVASGAGIVIAQKLGSRREEDARTVAVISVKVTALIGLGLSLMLVAVPGPIARMLQLPEELMPLAIPYISIVGGGMILTALMSALSTAIRNTGNTKGPMYIAVAMNIIHIVMNYGFIFGELGFPQLGLTGVAISTVTSRLLATVMLFLIFLVAFERRIGIRDISLFDRKLFKEVLVIGWPLGVNSGSWVFSQLVIYSFIATLGSMELAARTYMSTLETFCFLLGFSLALAVQIQIAHLYGAGRTKEAYKAVYRSLSAGLPLVIINTWLLVLFGKHILGLFTQDEGILLICGALLWLNLALQPAKVLNMTLGNALNAVGDTRYTMYVSLTVMWVVATGCSYLLGISLGWGIVAIYGCMIADEYIRSIFCYVRWRNRKFLRMKEAELQAA, from the coding sequence ATGAAAAATATACGGAGTAGAGAGAAAGATAAATTTGGCCTTTGGGTTCTGACCTGGCCGATCTTCATTGAAATGTTCCTGCAATTCCTGCTGGGCGCCGTCGATACGCTAATGGTGAGCCGAATCTCAGATGACGCCGTAGCGGTTGTCGGCTTCTCCAATCAGCTGTTTAATGCGTTAACGACGCTGTTTGCTACCGTCGCGAGCGGAGCCGGGATCGTCATCGCCCAGAAGCTTGGCTCAAGGCGCGAGGAAGACGCCAGAACAGTCGCTGTCATTTCGGTAAAAGTGACGGCATTGATCGGCCTGGGCCTGAGCCTGATGCTCGTGGCTGTTCCCGGCCCTATCGCGAGAATGCTGCAGCTGCCTGAGGAACTGATGCCGCTAGCTATACCGTACATCTCGATTGTCGGCGGTGGAATGATCCTGACCGCGCTGATGTCTGCGCTAAGCACCGCGATTCGCAACACCGGCAATACGAAGGGGCCGATGTACATCGCCGTAGCGATGAATATCATCCATATTGTGATGAACTATGGCTTTATTTTCGGAGAGCTTGGATTTCCGCAGCTCGGCCTGACCGGGGTGGCGATTTCCACAGTGACGAGCCGTTTGCTGGCAACGGTGATGCTGTTCCTTATTTTCCTGGTGGCCTTCGAACGGAGAATCGGCATTCGCGACATCTCCCTGTTTGACCGCAAGCTATTCAAGGAGGTACTTGTCATCGGCTGGCCGCTTGGAGTCAACTCGGGCAGCTGGGTGTTCTCGCAGCTAGTTATTTACTCTTTCATAGCTACGCTCGGCTCCATGGAGCTGGCGGCGAGGACGTACATGAGTACTTTGGAAACCTTCTGCTTCCTGCTTGGCTTCTCCCTCGCTCTTGCCGTACAGATACAAATTGCCCATCTGTACGGAGCAGGCCGGACGAAGGAGGCTTACAAGGCCGTATACCGCTCATTGTCGGCAGGACTGCCGCTGGTGATTATCAATACCTGGCTCCTGGTGCTGTTCGGCAAGCATATATTGGGACTGTTTACGCAGGACGAAGGGATATTGCTGATATGCGGAGCGCTGCTCTGGCTGAATCTGGCGCTGCAGCCGGCCAAGGTTCTGAATATGACGCTGGGGAATGCACTGAATGCTGTGGGGGATACGAGGTATACGATGTACGTGTCGCTGACGGTCATGTGGGTCGTGGCTACCGGCTGCTCGTACCTGCTTGGGATTTCGCTCGGCTGGGGGATCGTTGCCATTTACGGCTGCATGATCGCGGACGAATATATCCGAAGTATCTTCTGTTACGTCCGCTGGCGAAACCGGAAATTTTTGCGGATGAAAGAAGCAGAGCTTCAGGCAGCCTAA
- a CDS encoding LTA synthase family protein, which yields MSLVHRIRRIHTKPFVFFSVIMILKIYIAWLAIFDGVQPWGPLLKEIPFIWVAFMLIEWFSSKRKIGIYLAVNFVITAVLFAAIMYYKYYGVLVTYHALQQVNQVTAVKNSVFSLLDPYYLFIFLDIVLLGFWLMRKKRAHKLKSFFNLGRVRGSVAAVIFAVSFALCIFNIWPNRASMNEIKQAEQMGILNYETYVIFKSKDSELTDKKEITQAKIDQIKGVTAPVAEPAHFGAAQGKNVIIIQMESFQNFLIDFKLGGREVTPTMNKLAKENTYFKHFYQMVGQGNTSDAEFVVNTSFYIPYNEAATQNYAYKQLPSLPKLLKDQGYDTATFHTNVVDFWNRRALYEALGFDRFYDKTFFGSEDTVFFGPSDDVLYKKTADEIQKMHDADRPFYAQVISMTAHHPFTLPEEKRLFPLPERYQDNMVGDYIQAQNYADRALGEFIDDLKQRGIWDDSIVIIYGDHLGLPMYSLDKQGLELMKEIYGKEYSYIDMINIPLIISAPNVSEPAVVNTIGGQVDVLPTLANLLGLSLNQHIHFGQDLFNQTYNLLPQRYYLPSGSFLNDKALFVPGIEYQDGIHFPYDGNGSQAAQNLSTQKEYDRALQLLHLSDSYVRQLPDVPAE from the coding sequence GTGTCCTTAGTACATCGCATTCGTCGAATCCATACGAAGCCGTTTGTTTTTTTCTCCGTTATCATGATTTTGAAAATCTATATTGCTTGGCTCGCCATCTTCGACGGGGTACAGCCCTGGGGGCCGCTGCTGAAGGAAATCCCGTTTATTTGGGTTGCGTTCATGCTGATCGAATGGTTCTCGTCCAAGCGCAAAATCGGGATTTATCTCGCCGTTAATTTCGTGATTACGGCCGTTCTGTTCGCGGCGATTATGTACTACAAATATTACGGCGTATTGGTTACTTATCACGCGCTGCAGCAGGTCAATCAGGTCACCGCGGTCAAGAACAGCGTATTCTCCTTGCTTGACCCTTATTATCTGTTTATTTTCCTTGACATCGTACTGCTTGGTTTCTGGCTGATGCGCAAAAAACGCGCCCACAAGCTCAAAAGCTTCTTCAACCTGGGCCGGGTCCGGGGAAGTGTGGCAGCCGTTATTTTTGCCGTCTCCTTTGCGCTTTGCATCTTTAATATTTGGCCGAATCGAGCCAGCATGAACGAAATCAAGCAGGCCGAGCAAATGGGAATTCTTAATTACGAAACCTACGTGATTTTCAAAAGCAAGGATTCCGAGCTCACCGATAAGAAAGAAATTACGCAAGCCAAAATCGATCAGATTAAGGGCGTTACCGCTCCGGTTGCGGAGCCTGCTCATTTTGGGGCAGCCCAGGGCAAGAATGTGATCATCATTCAAATGGAATCGTTCCAGAATTTCCTGATCGATTTCAAGCTGGGCGGCCGGGAAGTGACTCCAACGATGAACAAGCTCGCCAAGGAAAATACTTATTTCAAGCATTTCTATCAAATGGTCGGGCAAGGCAACACTTCTGATGCCGAATTCGTGGTGAACACGTCCTTCTATATTCCTTACAACGAAGCGGCTACGCAGAATTACGCCTACAAACAGCTCCCAAGTCTGCCGAAGCTGCTGAAAGACCAGGGCTACGATACGGCCACCTTCCATACGAATGTAGTTGACTTCTGGAACCGCCGTGCGTTGTACGAAGCGCTCGGATTTGACCGCTTCTATGATAAAACGTTCTTCGGAAGCGAGGATACGGTCTTCTTCGGCCCATCCGATGATGTGCTGTACAAGAAAACAGCCGATGAAATTCAAAAAATGCATGATGCAGATCGTCCGTTTTACGCTCAGGTGATCTCCATGACCGCACACCATCCGTTCACCCTGCCGGAGGAGAAGCGCTTATTCCCGCTCCCTGAACGGTATCAGGACAACATGGTCGGCGACTATATTCAGGCGCAAAATTACGCAGATCGAGCGTTGGGCGAATTTATCGACGATCTGAAGCAGCGGGGCATCTGGGACGACAGCATCGTTATCATTTATGGCGACCATCTCGGGCTGCCGATGTACTCCCTGGACAAACAAGGCCTGGAACTGATGAAGGAAATCTACGGCAAAGAATACAGCTATATCGACATGATTAACATTCCGCTGATCATTTCGGCGCCTAACGTTTCCGAGCCGGCAGTCGTCAATACGATCGGCGGTCAGGTCGACGTATTGCCAACCTTGGCGAATCTGCTCGGCCTATCACTGAACCAGCATATCCATTTTGGCCAGGATCTGTTTAACCAGACCTATAACCTTTTGCCGCAGCGCTACTATTTGCCTTCCGGGTCATTCCTGAATGATAAAGCTTTGTTCGTGCCAGGCATCGAGTATCAGGACGGAATCCATTTCCCTTATGACGGTAACGGATCTCAGGCTGCGCAAAATTTATCTACGCAAAAAGAGTATGACCGCGCGCTGCAGCTGCTGCATCTGTCCGACAGCTACGTGCGTCAGCTACCAGACGTTCCTGCAGAATAA
- a CDS encoding DNA mismatch repair protein MutS: MVEQFTLGMLEYESIKEEMASYAVSYEGRLRIQKLVPMERRAQIEQAIEETAEAKELLLTGASVPLPSLEGIDTVMSLLGTGYLFTEKDFTAIQTFLHSCGQLKKYMASKGALAPRIGLYAASLYEMAQLQQEILRCIRHGAILDGASRDLDRIRRRMGMLKEKIQKKLQAVMSRHASILQENLVSMRGGRYVIPVKKDYYKQVKGRTLDQSTSGQTVFVEPDEVASLQAELEVLAGDEAREEAKILGYLTELVERGAHELSQNIEITGTYDFIFAKAKYAVAIGGTAVRISENGASRITGARHPHLLKTMVPLDLEIGSAYRTLIITGPNTGGKTVVLKTFGLLALMVQSGLLVPVNANSSFAIYNRIMAVIGDGQNLEQSLSTFSAQIRSLVHMIQEAGPDALLLIDELAAGTDPGEGIALSVAILEELSRRGATVLVTTHFNELKTFASHTEGFQNARMEFDPETLMPLYRLTIGQAGQSYAIEIASNLGIYSGIIERAREMAARQGGAASAGELLDGQEYRPCNKNIKRESEAEIEHLEDGYTNFEAAEEEDRRETNDGYAEKSRSAIGKFSSDETAAEEPQRPVFEVGDAVWVTAYGKIGIVFAAEDSRGQVGVMIQKQKCKVNRKRLKPYIKKEELYPEDYDMDIVFETKENRKKSKLMRKRHVEGLEIVRRPEDD; the protein is encoded by the coding sequence ATGGTGGAACAATTTACACTCGGCATGCTGGAATACGAGAGCATTAAGGAGGAAATGGCCAGCTACGCGGTCTCCTATGAAGGGCGGCTGCGCATTCAAAAGCTGGTTCCGATGGAACGGAGAGCGCAAATCGAGCAGGCGATCGAGGAGACGGCGGAAGCCAAGGAGCTGCTCTTGACGGGGGCAAGCGTTCCGCTGCCTTCGCTGGAGGGCATTGATACGGTCATGTCCTTGCTCGGTACAGGTTATCTGTTCACGGAGAAGGATTTTACCGCGATTCAGACGTTTCTGCACAGTTGCGGCCAGCTCAAGAAGTACATGGCCTCCAAAGGAGCGCTCGCGCCGCGGATTGGCTTATATGCCGCTTCACTGTATGAGATGGCCCAGCTTCAGCAGGAAATACTGCGCTGCATCCGCCATGGCGCCATTCTCGATGGGGCGAGCCGCGACCTGGATCGAATTCGCCGGAGGATGGGAATGCTGAAAGAGAAAATCCAGAAGAAGCTGCAGGCGGTCATGTCCAGGCATGCTTCCATTTTGCAAGAAAATCTGGTCAGCATGCGGGGCGGACGGTATGTGATCCCTGTAAAGAAGGATTACTACAAGCAGGTCAAGGGAAGGACGCTGGATCAATCTACGAGCGGGCAGACAGTGTTCGTGGAGCCGGATGAAGTCGCATCGCTGCAGGCCGAGCTGGAGGTGCTGGCAGGAGACGAGGCGCGTGAGGAAGCGAAAATACTGGGATATTTGACAGAGCTTGTAGAGAGAGGGGCCCACGAACTGTCGCAAAATATTGAGATCACGGGGACGTATGACTTCATTTTCGCCAAAGCGAAATATGCCGTTGCCATCGGGGGGACGGCGGTTCGGATCAGTGAAAATGGAGCCAGCAGAATTACCGGAGCCCGGCATCCGCATCTGCTCAAAACGATGGTTCCCCTGGATCTGGAAATCGGCTCTGCCTACAGGACGCTTATTATTACCGGTCCGAACACGGGCGGCAAAACCGTGGTGCTGAAAACCTTCGGTCTGCTCGCATTAATGGTGCAATCGGGCCTGCTTGTCCCTGTGAATGCCAATAGCAGCTTTGCCATTTACAACCGCATTATGGCTGTGATCGGCGATGGCCAAAATTTAGAGCAGTCCTTAAGCACCTTCTCCGCGCAAATCCGCAGTCTCGTCCATATGATACAAGAAGCGGGTCCGGATGCGCTGCTGCTGATCGATGAGCTGGCCGCGGGAACCGACCCTGGAGAGGGCATCGCTTTATCGGTGGCGATTCTTGAGGAGCTTAGCCGCAGGGGGGCGACTGTCCTGGTTACGACGCATTTTAACGAGCTGAAGACGTTCGCTTCGCATACAGAAGGCTTCCAGAATGCGCGAATGGAATTTGACCCGGAGACACTGATGCCGCTGTATCGCCTGACGATTGGCCAGGCGGGACAGAGCTATGCGATCGAAATCGCCAGCAACCTCGGAATCTATTCCGGCATTATTGAGCGTGCAAGGGAAATGGCGGCTCGGCAGGGTGGCGCTGCATCAGCTGGGGAATTGCTAGATGGACAGGAATACCGGCCGTGTAACAAAAATATAAAGAGAGAATCCGAAGCAGAGATAGAGCACCTTGAGGACGGGTATACGAATTTTGAAGCAGCAGAAGAGGAAGACCGGCGCGAGACAAATGACGGATATGCGGAAAAAAGTCGTAGCGCAATTGGCAAATTCTCCTCAGATGAAACCGCTGCTGAAGAACCGCAACGCCCCGTGTTTGAAGTTGGGGACGCTGTGTGGGTTACCGCATACGGTAAAATTGGCATCGTCTTCGCAGCAGAGGATAGCCGGGGACAGGTCGGCGTCATGATTCAAAAGCAGAAGTGCAAAGTGAACAGGAAGCGCCTGAAGCCGTATATCAAGAAGGAGGAGCTGTATCCGGAAGACTATGATATGGATATTGTCTTTGAGACGAAGGAGAACAGGAAGAAAAGCAAACTGATGCGGAAGAGGCATGTGGAGGGACTGGAGATTGTCCGCCGGCCGGAGGATGATTAA
- a CDS encoding aspartyl-phosphate phosphatase Spo0E family protein has translation MDTIEHLRAELMNAAGNSNFSSEAVLELSQRLDKYIVQAQNQMLGRQDFAAGVASASRIKECTSSEYRFGSTL, from the coding sequence ATGGACACCATCGAGCACCTGCGAGCGGAGTTAATGAATGCTGCTGGAAATAGCAATTTTAGCAGTGAAGCGGTGCTGGAATTAAGCCAGCGCCTCGATAAATATATCGTACAAGCTCAGAATCAAATGCTTGGCAGACAAGATTTTGCGGCTGGAGTAGCCAGCGCTTCGCGGATAAAGGAATGCACTTCCTCCGAATACCGTTTCGGATCGACGCTGTAG